In Pseudomonas sp. Leaf58, one DNA window encodes the following:
- the flgH gene encoding flagellar basal body L-ring protein FlgH translates to MKRLLSVFALGGAVLLAGCVAPTPKPNDPYYAPVLPRTPLPAAANNGSIYQSGFEQNLYSDRKAFRVGDIITITLNERTSASKNAGSQIQKNSKADIGLTSLFGTTPNTNNPFGSGDLSLEAGYSGERATKGDSKATQGNTLTGSITVTVAEVLPNGIIAVRGEKWLTLNTGEELVRIAGMIRADDIATDNTVPSTRVADARITYSGTGSFADASQPGWLDRFFISPLWPF, encoded by the coding sequence ATGAAGCGTCTGTTGTCCGTTTTCGCCCTGGGGGGGGCGGTGTTGCTGGCAGGTTGCGTCGCGCCGACGCCCAAGCCTAACGACCCGTACTATGCGCCGGTACTGCCGCGCACCCCGTTGCCGGCAGCGGCCAACAACGGTTCGATTTACCAGTCTGGTTTCGAGCAGAACCTGTACAGCGACCGCAAGGCGTTCCGGGTGGGTGACATCATCACCATCACCCTCAACGAGCGCACATCGGCCAGCAAGAACGCCGGTTCGCAGATCCAGAAGAACAGCAAGGCCGACATCGGCCTGACCTCGCTGTTCGGCACCACGCCGAATACCAATAACCCGTTCGGCAGTGGTGACCTGTCGCTGGAAGCCGGCTACAGCGGCGAGCGCGCCACCAAGGGCGACAGCAAGGCGACCCAGGGCAACACCCTGACCGGTTCTATCACGGTGACCGTGGCCGAGGTGCTGCCCAACGGCATCATCGCCGTGCGCGGCGAGAAATGGCTGACCCTGAACACCGGCGAAGAGCTGGTGCGCATTGCCGGCATGATCCGCGCCGACGACATCGCCACCGACAATACCGTGCCGTCCACCCGCGTGGCCGACGCGCGCATCACCTATTCCGGTACCGGCTCGTTCGCCGATGCCAGCCAGCCCGGGTGGCTGGACCGCTTCTTCATCAGCCCGCTTTGGCCTTTCTGA
- the flgG gene encoding flagellar basal-body rod protein FlgG: protein MLPALWVAKTGLSAQDTNLTVISNNLANVSTTGFKRDRAEFQDLLYQIKRQPGAQSTQDSELPSGLQVGTGVRIVGTQKNFQTGSLQTTENPLDMAVNGRGFFQVLQPDGTVSYTRDGTFHLNSDGQIVTANGFALEPAVVVPNDAQTFTVGQDGTVSITTAGNPAAQVIGNIQTADFINPAGLQAIGDNLFLETAASGAPQVGTPGLNGFGTTLQQTLENSNVSTVEELVNMITTQRAYEMNSKVISTADQMLSFVTQQL from the coding sequence ATGCTTCCGGCTCTTTGGGTCGCTAAAACCGGCCTGTCCGCCCAGGACACCAACCTGACGGTCATCTCCAACAACCTGGCCAACGTCTCGACCACCGGCTTCAAGCGTGATCGCGCCGAATTCCAGGACCTGTTGTACCAGATCAAGCGCCAGCCAGGCGCGCAGTCCACCCAGGACAGCGAGCTGCCTTCGGGCCTGCAGGTCGGTACCGGTGTGCGTATCGTCGGCACCCAGAAAAACTTCCAGACCGGCAGCCTGCAGACCACGGAAAACCCGTTGGACATGGCGGTCAACGGCCGTGGTTTCTTCCAGGTGCTGCAGCCGGATGGCACCGTCTCGTACACCCGTGACGGTACCTTCCACCTGAACTCCGATGGCCAGATCGTCACCGCCAACGGTTTCGCCCTGGAGCCGGCGGTGGTGGTGCCGAACGATGCGCAAACCTTCACTGTCGGCCAGGACGGCACCGTGTCGATCACCACCGCCGGCAACCCGGCTGCACAGGTGATCGGCAACATCCAGACCGCCGACTTCATCAACCCGGCCGGCCTGCAAGCCATCGGCGACAACCTGTTCCTGGAAACCGCCGCCAGTGGTGCGCCGCAAGTCGGCACCCCGGGCCTGAACGGCTTTGGTACCACCCTGCAGCAGACCCTGGAAAACTCCAACGTCAGCACCGTGGAAGAGTTGGTCAACATGATCACCACCCAGCGTGCCTACGAGATGAACTCCAAGGTCATCTCCACCGCCGACCAGATGCTGTCGTTCGTTACCCAGCAGCTCTAA
- the flgF gene encoding flagellar basal-body rod protein FlgF — MDKMLYVAMTGASQNALAQKAHANNLANISTNGFQRDLEQARSMPVFGDSFPARAFAMTERPATDFSEGPMVETGRELDVAVTGKGFIAVQAPDGSEAYVRTGSLNIDALGVLRAGNGMPVMGNGGPIAIPPEQKVEVGADGTISIRSMGEDPRVMAEVDRIKLVNPDTKGLTKGLDGLVHTGNGQPAPADVNVRVVSGFLEGSNVNAVEEMTSVLALSRQFELHVKMMNAAKEGDEAMARVLQIG, encoded by the coding sequence GTGGACAAGATGCTTTATGTGGCCATGACCGGCGCCAGCCAGAACGCGCTAGCGCAGAAGGCACACGCCAACAACCTGGCGAACATTTCCACCAACGGTTTTCAGCGTGACCTGGAGCAGGCGCGCTCGATGCCGGTGTTCGGCGACAGCTTTCCGGCGCGTGCCTTTGCCATGACCGAGCGCCCGGCCACCGACTTCAGCGAAGGCCCAATGGTGGAAACTGGCCGCGAACTCGACGTGGCAGTGACCGGCAAAGGCTTCATCGCCGTGCAGGCACCCGATGGCAGCGAAGCTTATGTGCGCACCGGTAGCCTGAACATCGATGCCCTGGGTGTGCTGCGTGCTGGCAACGGTATGCCGGTAATGGGTAACGGCGGCCCCATTGCGATCCCGCCCGAGCAAAAAGTCGAAGTCGGCGCCGACGGTACCATCAGCATCCGCTCCATGGGTGAAGACCCGCGGGTGATGGCCGAAGTCGATCGCATCAAGCTGGTCAACCCAGATACCAAAGGCCTGACCAAGGGCCTGGACGGCCTGGTCCACACCGGCAATGGCCAACCGGCCCCCGCCGACGTCAACGTGCGGGTGGTGTCGGGCTTTCTGGAGGGCAGTAACGTCAATGCCGTGGAAGAAATGACTTCGGTGCTGGCGCTGTCCCGTCAGTTCGAACTGCACGTAAAAATGATGAACGCGGCCAAGGAAGGCGATGAAGCCATGGCGCGTGTTTTGCAAATCGGCTAA